The sequence AAGTGAAGGCTAACACTTAGAGGCCTTTATATAGAGTTCTACAAAACATTACTACAATTGAAATACAATTGGAATGCAATATTTATAGTGCTAAAATTAATTGCATCATGCCTTAAACCTTTGTTATAGATTGAACTGATACAGTGGCTAACATCCTAGCCGATGAAGGACATGATcataaaacaattttttttttaaagtttttttATCTTTATGTAGGTTAGTCTGCACAAAATTTTTACAGAAATACTaaaacaaaatattagatagttAGACTAAATTTAGTATAGTCCTAGCATTGTGAGTTGGATCTTACTCATATCTGCAACTGGTTTTATTGTTGTTGTGAAAGTTAACAATTAAATAGGTTGATTTGAGTTCTGATAATGCATGATCACATTTCTGGCCATATTGTGATTGTTGCGTGTTGTCATTCCACGTTATATCAGTTAGTCTATTTAGTTCCTAATAATGAATGCATAACTAGTTTGCTCTGCTGAGTAGTTGTTTGCTGTGTTGAGTAGTAGATGTTTTGCTGCTGTATGTATTATTGTATCTCggtcttgttaaattagtatattttTTTCTCAAGAAATATTGTCAGAGAAGAATTTTGGAGTAACTGTAATCCTGTTTATGCCTCATAATAGGTGGTGGTCATTCTTTATATGATATCAGCTTTAGGAAGATTGGTCTCAGGTATTACCATTGCTTATGCTGGTACGTGTCAACTTATCTCTCATGTTAAATCAACAAGACCATTAAATATTATGCGTTTCATTGTATTCCATTTGATTAGTTACTTTGGGAACAGGGCTAAGCTTGTTTTGTCTGTACATTCTTGCTGAAAATTCATCGTTGTTTAGCACGTGCTCGTCAAAATTTAGCTGGAGAAGAGATAGTCCTAATGAGGTGTCAGATAACCAATAGCTTGAAGACTCCCTGCAATGAAGCATCTTCTGCTAAATTTCATTATGTATCTGTGCATTGAGGATTCTGATGAGTAGGTTCACATATAAAATGCCTTGCTGAAATTTTGTACTTAATTATCTGGGATTATAGTCAACATCAAGACAGATTTGAATATTTGATAAATGATTTTCTTTGTAGTTTTGTAGATTGAGTAATAAATAATGCTCTAAAAAACCTCTTTTTCATTGATTAGGTCTTCTGAATATATTatccatgtatatatgtatatatacacaaagcatgCCCATTACAGGCAGCCAAAATGGCAACATGTACCTGTTGACTTCAAGTGTTTTCTATCCTTTTTTTTTCAAGTTAATGGCCCACAAAATCTTCTATCTAGTGATGAGTTCAATCTATTTTTAACCAAAGTATTATCATATATGTTCTATAAAAGGTATGGGAGAAGATTTGGTCAATTTCAAGACCTAATAAAACAGAAGCAAATAGCGAATCACCACATTTTCATACAAAAACTTGAAAGAGGGTTAAACATGATGACAGAACCGCCGTTTACTCCCTAAGCTCTAAACAAAATTCCAAGGGACATAGTACACTCTTGTTAACAAAAAAAGGTAATAATACGATACATTGGCAATTTGGCATTATGCCATTATTATCGTTCATATTTGTCACCAAGCAATATGTCTTTCCAAGCTTCGTAAAACATCCATGTGATGCCTGATGATGGCATAACCTTCAAACAACTTGCGCCCCATCCTCGATATAATCCAATCAACCCCTGCTCTCTCACTATTTCCGATAATGCAGCCACGATGCTCGGTGGACACTTCCCCTGCAGAGCTCCTACCATCAGCCTTTTCCTCGCCACCTCCAAAGGGAAACTGATTGTACTTGCAGTTAAACCTAATCATACAATTTCATTAGTACTTTTTAACAAATTCAAATCATATAATCTTGACTACTTAACTGACGTATGAGTCAACAATCTGTACACACCTGAAAGTGCTCCGATCAGAAGCATCTCTGGACGGCTTAAAGATTTCTTGTTTTGTGCCGTGCAGTAAGACTTCTTGATTGTGTCATACATGAAGTAGTAGCAAGTGCTGTATGGCAACATGCCCATCAACGTTGGAGAAAGGCCCGAATAGAAAGAACCAATCCCACCATTACTATACATTTTCTGAACTGCAACGCTCAAATTAGGATAAACATCTGGGCTTACGGTTAACCGATCCTGTACAAGTTGAAAACATATAAATAACACCATCAACATAAACAGCAAGGGAACAGCCTTCGTGGCCCAATGGTTCAACCCTAATATCTTGTGTATCGGGCACGGTTGAGGTCAAGCGTTCGATCCCTGGCTCTGTAAAAAAACCCGTGAGGGAGCTTTTACGAACCCGCACACAAGAATTTGACCCGATCAACATGCCCAAATGGATTGATGGGTCGGGTCCCCGTTATGCAGTTCGGGTTTCCGCGAGGAAACGCGTGTGTGCGTGGAAACTGATCGGGTGGGTAGTTTCTGACCCGTTAGTGATTCCAAACCCAACTTTCCAACAAAAAAAACATAAACAGCAAGAAACACATTGGATTTCATACTATTGTCTATTAATACCTTTAAGACTTCAAGAGGATGGCATACGAGTGTGCTAACAAAACCTGCAGCTGCACCACCGAGGGCAACTGGTGACAGCCATGCAAGAGAAAAACTTAGTTTGACTGGACCAATCTGCACACTTGGACAATCTTCTTTGCTCCATTTCTCTTTAGCTGAAGTCATTACTCGTTTAACACATTCAAACGTTCCAAGTTCAATTGCCTGTGTCGGAACAATACGTATCATGTTGATTGCATTTCCGGCCCATAGTCCTTGCCATCCTTGTTTTTCAATCACTTCCAGAAAGCTACCAGATATCTTTTTCGACCCAACACCAACTATCATCCTCGTCCTGCATAATTTAACTATTATACAATGTACATACCAGCCATATATTAAACAGGTTTTTCATATATctgaaaaaaaaatacataaatatgaCTGAATGTAATTTTGAATGAACCTGATGGTTTCGAGAGGAGCAAGAACGGCTTTAGTCATAGCCCCAGCCAAAGCACCACTAAGAAATTCCCCAGCCTCTCTCGACTTCACAAATTTCTGAGGCAAGTTTATAAATTTGATATTAATTTACAAAATGAAATACCGTATATGCTTTGCTGATATAACACTAGTAAACTCGATAAAAAGCACACCCCGAGAGATGTTAAACTAGTAACTGAGATTCTAAGTAACCAATAGACAAATACAGACTGACACTGCAAGAAATCTTAGCTTTGCTCCGCCAATTCGGTGTTCGTTCAGAAATTTTTATTAAGATCAAGATCGGCTAGATCCTTATATTTCAAACAGGAAACTATTTCTTTAACAAACTCATTTCAAATTCAATAAAAAATCAACTTAGATAACTGTATTACACAAACTATCATCTAGTGATGAATAGTACTAAAATATTCATTGGTATATATATAGGCAAAAATCATTGCTTCCCTCAAAGAAATTCACTTGCCCATTATCCCAAATATCAAATTAGTCTAAGCTCGAAATTGGCTCATTATATAATTTGAGCTTGTTTTTTTATGCTCAAACTCGATAAAAGCGCGACTAGAGCTACTCATACCCATTAGCAGCTATAATGCAGACCTAATTGCTTTTCAACTTAACAACTAACATAATCATGCAAATATTTGCATGCATTCAATTAGGTAAACATCTAGCCATTGCCTAATCCCAACCATAAATATAACAAAATTATAGCAATTTAGGCATAATAAAATTACTATTCCGAACAGTTGAGTGCTTAAAATTAAACTAACCGCGATCGGACTTCGAATATCAGGAAGTTGAAAATCAAAGGAAAAGGAATCATCTTTAGTGCGATTGTTACTATTAGTTTGACCTAAAAAAACAAGGTCTAGATTCTTATGAAGCTGCGTTTGCGTTGAGTCTAAAATCACACCATAAGCATCCGCCATTGTACAAAAACCCTTTCTTTGCTGTTCGTCCATTGCAACAAATAAAATAATTAGATATTGAAAaacattaattaatttaatataaatatagatacagATACAAATGTTTATAAGATAATAGTAAAATGAATAATAATGAGTGAAATAGAAGCGTGACGAATATGCCTGAGGTTGTGATTTAGGGGTCATTTTGTTAAGGTGGTGTGCCCCACAACCACCGTTAACTTTATAGATATTTTTGGTTTCCGGTCACCGTCGTTGCAATTTCAAAGAGACACAGTGAGATATTATTCTTAGGTCAGTTTTTTACTGTATATAAATTGAAATTAattttaatgttatttttaaattaatttaattTTACATGGTCTGCAACGCAAGTGGTACTTTTTCAAAGTTCGTCTTTTAGACGAAAGGGAAAGGGATTTTATGTGGTTTTAGGGTTTTGTTTTTTGGCCCATGAAGTGTAGCCCAATTTATATATTTTTCAGTttcaaaaattgatttttttttttttttttggattatcACTAAAAACCCTTTTTTTAACCTCTTTTGCGTGAGAGTAATTTTTTTTTGCCAATTTGCCCTTGCAAAGAGTAAGGTgccttgctcccttgcgccttgcgtcttTGGTTTCACCtaggagcaaggtgcctcttgctcactTGTTTCTacctgggagcaaggacgcaaggtgcatcttgctctcttgcttccacctgggagtagAGATGGGCAAAAAAACCGGATCCATATCCGATCCGAAGACCCGATCCGGAACCGGACATAACCAGAACCGGACACAGCGAAATCCGGATCCGAGATCCGATCCGGTTCGAACCGGATCCAGATTTCCAGGAGTACCGGATTTTTTCCTGATATAAACCGGATTTTATCCGATCCGATTTGGATccaggtttttaaaaaaaaatacccaTTTTTTCCTATTTTTTTGGCAGTTTCAGCTgtttttttttttgtgcagttttttgagttttttttgacCATTTTAACCCCACAAAGTCCATTATAAATACATGGTAATGTTTTGATTGAAAATGCACCAACAAACATTCTCATGGTATTGGGGTCGAACGATTGATGACAACAATATATACCAACTTTGATTGTGTGCATGGTATTTACGATGCCGAACCCAAATATCTTTTGAACCAAGTACACGAATTTAATGAAGTTTTTGAGAATATGTTTGGTATTTATGCAACAAAATATGGTCGACAATCAAACCCAATTGTTGACCAACCCGGATCATCTTCTCGAAGGAGCCGAGACCTTAAAATAAGTCTTTTTAACTTAGTACGTGAAGACGCTTCCAAACGTGCACGAACATCAgcacccacaagcgagttgggaaattataagatggcaaactttgcactaaacatgagtgaagaacaatttaacaaccttgacattttaaaatggtgggaaacaaaacaagacacatatccaatattaagcattatggctcgtgacttatttaccgttcaagcttcaaccgtagcttccgaatcggccttttctttgagtggtcgaattatatcggaaagaaggtcaagacttaccccccaagccgtgaaagtatgtgtatgtttgaaagattatttggatagggtagataggatacaagatcaaacttcattagaaggtccgttatataatgacattgaagaatgtatagagtatgaagaaaatttagcgggattatcacctacaacaaccgaagagaattccgacaatGATCTAAACGAAGTGGATGAAGGTGACTATGAACCGCTTGATATAGACCAAACCGAAATGAATGTATCGGGTTACCAACAAGCTTACCTTTCTCTAGTTGATGACCCCGTTTTTGAAGACTACGATCGAAGGCACCATCCTCAACGCGCTCAACAAGATAACACATTTGGGTCATTTGACGACTAAAGTATAACTGGTGATGGCAATGCCGAAGCTCGATATACTTTAGTCTTAATACATTATTtggtgatggccatgccgaagctcgaaatgtattaattataattgtattgttcgaataaaagttttaacgactcgtcctaatccatctggacgaatacattacatttggttacatcgcgaggtacttgacctctatatgatacattttacaaacattgcattcgtttttaaaagacatactttcattacatcgaaagttgacggcatgcataccatttcataatatatccaactataattgacttaataataatcttgatgaactcaacgactcgaatgcaacgtcttttgaaatatgtcatgaatgactccaagtaatatctctaaatgagcaaatgcatagcggaagatttctttcatacctgagaataaacatgctttcaagtgtcaaccaaaaggttggtgagttcataagtttatcgtaaacaataaaattcatcattttgatagaccacaagattcaaatacaatacacctatctcgtgtacgaaaccattttcataaatcttagtaaccgtacacatatctcgtgtacaaaaatatcatacacataacctgtgtataaaatcattctctcgatacataacattcacttttcattcattgcttggcttggtaaccgaccttaacatatagtgcgcataaataatatctccaaaacagaacatctcgtctatataatatataaacttcgaagtactaaacaccacgcccactagctcttccgtctagtgaacattctggatgggggtgttaaacccggtagctacctttaggattcgcgtgaattagggccatacccgattctaattcttaagttaccaagcaatactatgtagtgacccgaacttttccatgtttatatatattaaatgaaattgttatttgcatgattaagtgtttccaacatgttaagcaatcaaacttgttaagacttgattaattgaaataggtttcatatagacaattgaccacctgagttgaccggtgattcacgaacgttaaaaattgtaaaaactatatgatgacatatatatggttatatatatagttaacatgatattatgataagtaagtatctcattaggtattttaacaatgtgttatatacataaaaataagactattgaattaagaaactcgaaaacgatatatataacgattatcgttataacaacgtcttactaagtacatatgaatcatattaagatattgatacacttggttaattatgttaaatgataagtaaatatatcattaagtgtattaacaatgaactacatatgtaaaaataagactactaacttaatgatttcgaaacgagacatatatgtaacgattatcgttgtaacgacatttaactgtatatatatcatactaagatatattatatatcataatatcatgataatgtaacaatttaacatctctttagatataataaacaatgggttaacaacatttaacaagaccgttaacctaaatgtttcaaaacaacatatacatgtaacgactaacgatgacttaacaactcagttaaaatgtatttacatgtagtgttttaatatgtattcatacacttttgaaagacttcaagacacttatcaaagtacttctacttaacaaaaatgcttacaattacatcctcattcattttcatcaacaattctacttgtatgcactcgtatttgtactcgtacaatacacagcttctaaatgtatttactattggtatatacactccaatgatcagctcttagcagcccatgtgagtcacctacccatgtgggaaccatcatttaacatctagtatgaaatatctcacaaaataacaaactaatggagcctatatgactcaTGCAAGTTCACGTGAAATGAGGGgtacacaaacacattcattttcaatttttcttgaatcaaattactctctctcaagtgttcttactttgttctaagtgttcttcatcatcttcaacaaaatctagctcaatctagttcataaatccatacataaaccaagttataaacaactactcaagaacacaccaacaacactttcaagtttgctagcttacttccaatcttgcaaatccactttgagtgatcatccaacctcaagaaatctttcttatttacagtaagatatcttactaatataaggtaatactcatattcaaactttgattcatttttataactttaacaatcttatttcgagtggaaaccttacttgaatttattttcgtgtcatgattttgcttcaagaactttcaagccatccaaggatcctttgaagctaaatctatttttctcatttccagtaggtttatccacaaaacctgaggtagtaatgatgttcataacatcattcgattcatatatataaagctaccttattcgaaggtttaaacttgtaatcactagaacatagtttagttaattctaaacttgttcgcaaacaaaagttaatccttctaacttgacttttaaaatcaactaaacacatgttctatatctatatgatatgctaacttaatgatttaaaacctgaaaacacgaaaaacaccgtaaaaccggatatacgccgtcgtagtaacaccgagggctgttttgggttagttaattaaaaaatatgataaactttgatttaaaagttgttcttctaggaaaattatttttcttatgaacatgaaactatatccaaaaatcatggttaaactcaacgtggaagtatgttttccaaaatggtcatctagacgccgttctttgactgaaatgaccacctttacaaaaatgacttgtaacctgtattttcgactataaacttatactttttctatttagattcataaacttaagttcaatatgaaatcatagcaacttgaatcactcaaaacggatttaaaacgaagaagttatgggtaaaacaagattggataatttttcttgttgtagctacgtgaaaattggtaacaaatctatattaatcatatactagctaactcatattgtattatacatgtattctaatatattatgtaatcttgggataccatagacacgaatacaatgttttgacatatcatatcgacccatctatatatatatttcggaacaaccatagacactctatatgcagtaatgttggagttaactatacagggttgaggttgattccaaaatattatatatactttgagttgtgatctagcctgaggcttgtatacacgaggtcgtgaattaattcgagataatatatattgctttatcttctgtacatctaactgtggacaactagttgtaggttactaacgaggacagctgacttaataaacttaaaacattaaaacgtattaataatgttgtaaatatattttgaacatactttgatatatatgtacatattttttatagttcgtgaatcgaccagtggccaagtcttacttcccgacgaagtaaaaatctgtgaaagagagttatattcccacttttaaaatctaatatttttgggatgagaatacatgcagctttataaatgttttacaaaatagacacaagtacatgaaactactttctatggttgaatgatcgaagccgaatatgccccttttacttggtaacctaagaattagtaaaccagtctactaattgacgcggatcctaaagatagatctattgggcccaacaaaccccatccgttgtagcggatgctttagtacttcgagtttttatatcatgtacgATGGatctcccggaatgatggggatattcttatatgcatcttgttaatgtcggttaccaggtgttcaagccatataaatgatttttatctctatgtatgggatgtatattgaaatatgaaatcttgtggtctattattacgatttgataaatatataggttaaacctataactcaccaacatttttgttgacgtttaaagcatgtttattctcaggtgattattaagagcttccgctgttgcaagctaatatatggacaaaatttggagtcagcatgcttgtataatattgtttaaaactgcattcgaaatttactttgttgtaacatattaatattgtaaaccaatatgtattggtagtgtgatattttagattatcgtttttgataatctaggtggtatccttttaaccttgtcgataaaataaaggttatggtttgttttaaaaacgaatgcagtctttgaaaaatgtctcatatagaggtcaaaacctcgcaacgaaatcaagtaatatggaacgtttataatcaatatgaacgggacatttcagttggtatccgagcgttggtcttagagaactagaaatttgcattagtgtgtcttatcgagtttgttaggatacattagtgagtctggacttcgaccgtgttttctttaaaaac comes from Rutidosis leptorrhynchoides isolate AG116_Rl617_1_P2 chromosome 4, CSIRO_AGI_Rlap_v1, whole genome shotgun sequence and encodes:
- the LOC139903974 gene encoding probable mitochondrial adenine nucleotide transporter BTL1; amino-acid sequence: MTPKSQPQQRKGFCTMADAYGVILDSTQTQLHKNLDLVFLGQTNSNNRTKDDSFSFDFQLPDIRSPIAKFVKSREAGEFLSGALAGAMTKAVLAPLETIRTRMIVGVGSKKISGSFLEVIEKQGWQGLWAGNAINMIRIVPTQAIELGTFECVKRVMTSAKEKWSKEDCPSVQIGPVKLSFSLAWLSPVALGGAAAGFVSTLVCHPLEVLKDRLTVSPDVYPNLSVAVQKMYSNGGIGSFYSGLSPTLMGMLPYSTCYYFMYDTIKKSYCTAQNKKSLSRPEMLLIGALSGLTASTISFPLEVARKRLMVGALQGKCPPSIVAALSEIVREQGLIGLYRGWGASCLKVMPSSGITWMFYEAWKDILLGDKYER